GACGATTATTTTAGCGCTGATTAAAAGAAAAATTATTCCCAAAATAAACAAAGAAATATTTTTCCAAAGATCTTTTTTTGATTTTTTTACAAATGTTTCAGACGATTCTGATTTTCGCTGGAACAAGAAAATGACATATAAAATGTAAATGATAATTAAAGCCGCGCCGTCCAGTCTGGAAATTCGCCCGTCCAACAAAAGTATTAAGGGGCAAATAAGGACAAGAAAAGTGTATATGATATCGGATTTAATAAATTTTGTTTCTATTTTAACTCCTTTGATCAAAAGAATAGGCAGGCCCAAAACCAAAGTAATATCGGCAAAATTGGCGCCTAAAACATTTCCGAAAGAAAGAATGGAAACTTTATTCAAGCCGGATAAAATACCCACGGTTAATTCAGGCAAGGAAGTGGCCAAACCGGCCAAAACAAAAGCCATGGCGAACTCCGGCACTTGGTAATAATTCGCCAAAAAATTTAAAGATTTTACCATCCACATGCTGCTTCTGAATAAAACTACGCAGCAGCCAATAATGATTAAAATATATAGCCAAATCATAATCTAATAATATTAGCAATTAAAGAATGAATTGTCAAAATGTAATTTTAAAAAAACAAAAAATCACAGATAAAATTCTGTGATTTTTTGTTTTATA
The nucleotide sequence above comes from Patescibacteria group bacterium. Encoded proteins:
- a CDS encoding sodium:calcium antiporter — protein: MIWLYILIIIGCCVVLFRSSMWMVKSLNFLANYYQVPEFAMAFVLAGLATSLPELTVGILSGLNKVSILSFGNVLGANFADITLVLGLPILLIKGVKIETKFIKSDIIYTFLVLICPLILLLDGRISRLDGAALIIIYILYVIFLFQRKSESSETFVKKSKKDLWKNISLFILGIIFLLISAKIIVWASQLIAQQLNVRLFIIGAFLLALGTTMPELSFNLKAAKNHPDMILGNILGSVAVNSSLTLGIVAVISPIVILNIQMVLTTVIFLLGAFIFLLLFSRTQKQLSWREGLVLIFIYVGFLITTLIRQ